The region AAACAATAATTTTAAAGTGCCTGAATCCGCTTTTGCGATTCCGTTTTACTATTATGAAGCACATTTAAAAGCATCTGGAGCTGATAGAATGGTAAAGGATATGATATATAACTATCGTATCAATCAAGATAAAAACGTGTTAACCGAACAACTAAAAGCCATTCAAAAAACAATTAAGAAAACACCTATTGATCCAGATTTAATCACAAAAGTAGAAGCAAAAATTATAGAAATTGGAGATTTTAAACGCATGCGCTTTAGAAGCTCGACAAACGCAGAAGATATTGTTGGGTTTTCTGGTGCAGGTTTATATGATTCTAAAACAGGAATTGTAGGCGACTCTATTAAAACCATTGAAAAAGCCATTAAAAAGGTATGGTCCAGTCTATGGTACGAACGTGCTTTTTTAGAACGCGAGTATTTTAATATCGATCAAAATAGTATTGCAATGGGTGTTTTAGTACATCGCTCCTTCCCTAACGAAAAAGCCAATGGTGTAGCTATTACCAAGAATTTATATCGCAAACAGTATTTAGGTAATGTCATAAACGTACAGCTTGGCGAAGCCAGTGTGGTACAGCCAGAAGATGGTGTTACTTGCGACCAGATTATTTGCTATTCTGGATCATCCTCTAAATTATATAACGACAAACGCATTGTGGAAATCATCTCACATTCCAACCTTAATAATGGCGAATTAGTAATGTCTGAAGCAGAAATTATCCACTTGTCTGAACAACTTGAAAAGATCAAAAAACACTATTATTATAACGTATATAAATCTAAAAAGAAATATTTAGATTTTGGTTTAGATATCGAGTTTAAATTAATGGATGAGGATAGAAAATTGTATATTAAACAGGTGCGATATTTTAACGACTAATGTATTAAAATCCTATATTTTTATGACAATTATCAGCAGGACTGTTTTACAAAAAGTGTAAATTTGATTTATGAAATTACATCAATACATAGATCATACATTACTAAAAGCAACTGCTACAAAAGCAGACATCATTAAACTATGTCAAGAGGCTAAACAACATCAGTTTTTTTCGGTTTGTGTTAATAGTTGTTATGTAAACTTAGCTAAAGTTGAATTAAAACAAAGCAATGTTAAAGTCTGTAGTGTTATTGGATTTCCGTTAGGAGCTATGAGTACTGCTGCTAAAGTCGAAGAAACCAAACAAGCACTAAAAGATGGAGCTGATGAAATTGATATGGTTTTAAACATTGGACTTTTAAAAAGTAACGATTTTGAAGCAGTTTTAAAAGATATTGAAGCGGTAAAAAACCAAATGCCTAACAACGTTTTGAAAGTAATTTTAGAAACCTGTTATTTAAATGAAGAAGAAATCACCAAAGCAAGTACATTAGCCATAAAAGCAGGCGCAGATTTTATTAAAACATCCACAGGATTTGGTACTGATGGTGCCACGATAAAGGACGTCAAACTAATGAAAAATGCAATTGGTAATGGTACTACTAAAATAAAAGCATCTGGTGGTATTAGAGATACAAAAACTGCTTTAAAATATATCAATATTGGCGTGCAACGCATAGGTACTTCAAACGGAATTGCTATTGTAACTGGCAACGCTTCAACAGGAAATAATTATTAATTATATAATTTTCCCCTTAGGGAAATGTCCACAAGGACAAAGGAAATAACTTTAAATACTTCAAACTTAAAACATGAGCATACACATAGGAGCCAATTCAGGCGATATTGCAGAAACTATATTATTACCAGGTGATCCTTTACGTGCAAAATGGATAGCCGAAACGTTTTTAGACAATCCAATTTGCTTCAATGAAGTCAGAGGTATGTTGGGTTATACTGGTACCTATCAAGGTAAACGTGTCTCTGTTATGGGAACCGGAATGGGTGTACCTAGTATCTCGATATACGCACACGAACTCATCACTCAATTTGGTGTTAAAAACCTAATTCGTGTTGGTAGTTCTGGCTCATACCAAGAACATGTAAAAATTAGAGACGTTGTTTTAGCTATGGCTGCATCGTCAAACTCTGGTGTTAACGAGTTGCGATTTGGTGGTGCAGACTACGCACCTACAGCTAGTTTTGAATTGTTTCAAAAAGCTGTAGAAACTGCAAAAACAAAAAACATCCCAATTAAAGCTGGTAATGTATTTACGTCTGACGAGTTTTATGCAGATGATTTTGAATCTTACAAAAAATGGAGCAAATTTGGTGTATTGTGTGTCGAAATGGAAACTGCTGGACTATACACGGTTGCTGCAAAACATAATGTCAATGCATTATCTATACTAACCATATCAGACTCTTTAGTCACAGGAGAGAAAACAACAAGTAAAGAACGCGAAACTACGTTTAAAGACATGGTAGAAATTGCTTTAGAACTTGCTTAAACTATATTTAAAATGAAAAAAATAATAGTACTATTTCTTTTACTTAATTGTATAGTATTTTCTGCTGAAGCACAACAAGATGAAACAAACCAAACCACAACCTATTACTTTATTCGTCATGCAGAAAAAGACCGTAGTGATGCCACAAATAAAAATCCTGAGTTAACCAGAAAAGGAAAACGACGTGCTAGACGATGGAAACGTTATTTTAAAAGAAAAAAATTAGATGCCATTTATTCTACCAATTACAAACGTACGTTGGCAACTGCATTCCCAACTTCTGTAAATAAAAAACTTCCAATAATACTATACAATCCAAGAAATACAGATTATGAAGCGTTTAAAAAACAAACCCAAGGACAAAACGTATTAATCGTTGGACATAGCAACACCACTCCAAGCTTTGTTAATGCTATTATTAATCAAAAAAAATATCAAGATATTGATGATACCGTTAACTATAAACTGTTTATCATTACCATTTCTAACGGTCAAATTACAGATGAAGTCATCGACATCATTTAAAGCTTTAGTTTCAATCATTTTATTTAGCTAAATACCTTAATTTATATAACTTTGCTCTGATGCAAAAAAAGATTAATATACTTAATAAAAAGGCTAAATTTCAGTATGAAATTTTAGACAAATATACTGCTGGAATTGTTTTAACTGGTACAGAGATTAAATCTATTAGAAACAGTCAAGCCTCTATTGCAGAGTCGTTTTGTGAGTTTAATGAACAAGGCGAACTGTTTGTAATAAATATGACTGTACAAGAGTATGCTTATGGTAATTACTATAACCATAGACCAAAAGCAGAACGCAAACTTCTACTCAATAAAAAAGAACTTAAAAAACTTCAAAAAGAAGTTAACACCTCTGGTTTAACTATCATTCCATTACGGTTATTTTTAAATGAAAAGGGCTTAGCAAAACTAGATATAGCATTAGCTAAGGGTAAAAAATTATACGATAAGCGTGAAACCATCAAGGACAGAGATAACAAGCGTAACTTAGATCGTATTAAGAAAATTTATAAATAATTTATAGTTTTTATAACAATTAGCAATAACTTAAAGTTATATGTTTGAAGCTAGGCAACCATTGTATAAAAATGTGCGTCTATACTATTAAACAACCAACTTTAAATGAAATATTCTTTTTTTACGCTATTTGCTTTTGTCTGTTCGTTATCTTTTGCTCAAATTACAGGAACCGTTACTTCAGACCAAAACCAACCACTTCCAGTCGTTAATATTTTTATAGAAAATACTTACACTGGAACTACTACAAACAATGATGGTCAGTATGCTTTAGAATTATCCAAAACAGGAGATTACATCGTAACATTTCAATATTTAGGCTATAAAACGGTTAAGAAAAGTGTTTCTATTAAAACATTTCCATACGTTTTAGATGTTATTTTATACGAGGAAGATATTAATTTAGACGAAGTAGTTATAAATTCTGATGAGAATCCAGCAAACGACATTATCAGAAAAACCATTGCCAATCGAAAAGACAACCTCAATAAACTTAAGGCTTATAAAGCCAATTTCTATTCCAGAGGATTATTACAATTGGTTGATGTTCCAGAAAAAATATTAGGACAAGAAATTGGTGATTTAGAAGGTGCTTTAGACTCGACCAGAAGTGGTATTGTTTATTTATCCGAAACCATTTCTAAACTAGAATACTTATCGCCTAAACCAATAAAAGAGACTATTACAGCTTCAAAAATAAGTGGAGACAGTAATGGGTTTAGTTTTAATAATGCAACTGATGTCGAATTCAATTTTTACAAAAACACCTTTGAGTTAGGTAGCGAGATTGTCTCGCCAATTGCAGACTTTGCCTTTAATTACTATAGATACAAGCTAGTTGGAACATTTTATGACGACTTAGGAAACTTAATAAACAAAATAGAGTTACTTCCAAAACGAGAAAACGACAAAGCGTTTGGTGGCTTTATTTACGTTATAGAAGATCAATGGAGTTTGTTTGGTGTAGATGTCACCTTAACGGGTCAGCAAGCACAGATTCCAGCAGTAGATATATTTAAAATTAAACAGACCTTTACTTACTACGATGCTGAAAAACTATGGGTAAAAACCACACAGTTATTTGATTTTAAATTTGGAATTTTCGGTATTAAAGGTGATGGTCGTTTTACAGCAGCTTACAGCGACTATAACTTTAATCCAAATTTTGATAAAAATAATTTTGGAAGAGAAATCCTATCGTTTGAAGATAATGCTAACAAAAAAGATTCGCTGTTTTGGGAAGACAAAAGACCTGTTCCGTTAACCAATGCAGAGGTTGAAGACTATGTTAGAAAAGACAGTATCCAATTAGTTAGAGAATCAAAACCTTATTTAGACTCAATAGATGGTGTGAATAACAAATTTAAATTAGGTAATATTCTAGGTGGTTACAGTTACAACAACTCATACAATAAAACCTATTTTAATATTTCCTCTCCTCTCAGTAAAATGGCGTTTAATACTGTCCAAGGATGGAATGGAGCTGTTACTGCCAACTATACAAAACGATATGAAGATAATCAGAAATACTTCAACATGTCTTCAACAATCAATTATGGAGCGTCTGATGACAGACTAAGAGCTACAGGACAAATTAATTATAGATTCAATAGAAAAAACAGAGCCTTCATATCCTTATCTGGAGGTAGTAAAGTAGAACAATTTAATCCTAGTTTGACCAGTTTAGAGTCATTAAACACGTCCTACTCAAACTTTGCTGAGAAAAACTTTTTAAAGATTTACGATCGTAGTTACGTACAGTTAAATTATAGTCAAGAATTGGTCAATGGACTGTTTATAAATTCAGCCTTAAGCTATAATCGCAGACAACCATTATTTAATACCACAGATCAAACTTGGTATCCGCAAGATAACAGAGATTACACTAGCAATAATCCAGTAGACCCAACTGCTTATGGTGTTGCGTCGTTTGACACACATAATATCATGAAGTTTAATTTAAATACACGAATTAATTTTGGTCAGAATTATATGAGTTATCCTTTCGGGAAATTTAACATTCCAAATGGTAAAATACCAACACTATATTTAGGCTACGAAAAAGGGTTTGCAAGTACTAACGACAACTACAATTTTGATCAGTTTAAGGCACAACTCTACCAGAATGTAAACTTGGGTAACAAAGGGGATTTTACCTACTTTATTAAAGGAGGAGTTTTTAATAACGCAGACAATATTGCCTTTATGGATTACCACCATTTTAATGGTAATCAAACCAATGTGGTATTAGATGGTAATTACATCAATAATTTTAAAATCTTACCGTATTATACGTTAAGTACCAATAAGGCTTACGCCGAAATCCATTCAGAACATAACTTTAAAGGGTATATTTTAAATAAAATCCCTTTATTAAATAAACTTAATTACAACTTGGTTTTAGGGTTTAATGCAGCAGCAACCAAAGAAAACAAACCATATACCGAATACTCTATTGGATTAAGCAATTTAGGTTGGGGAAAAGTACGTTTTTTACGAGTGGATTATGTTAGAGCGTACCAAGGAAGTGGTTTGGTTAATGATACCTTTTTATTTGGGTTTAGTTTCTAATACATATTCTAAAACAGTAGATATTATTTTATTAAAAATAAATACTAATTTCATTCAACTTCAGATATCAAACACTTTTATTAAACCAGTCGAAGTAATTAAACGATTTTCATCAAAGACATTTTAATGTAATTAGAAAAACACCGACACATAACTCACTGATTAGGTTGTTTTTAAAAATAAATTTAAAAAAACTATGTTTATAGTTAAGGAGTTTTGTCGACTTAATTGTTATATAAATGAATAATAAAATTAATAAATATGAAAACCTCAAATTTTAAACTACTTACAACTCTAACTGCATTGGTCTTACTTATTGTAACATTTTCATCTTGTTCTGATGACGATGAACCAATTGCTAACATAACCGTTAATGAAGGACCATCTGGAGATATTGGTGGCGATTTTACTGGAAATGGCGGTAATGCTTCTCGAATAATAAGTTGGACAAATAATTTAACGACAGCTGACTACAATGCAGATATAACTACAAATGCATCTGGAACATTTAACATCGTAGTCGCAGATTCTGAAGGAACCATAGTGCTTAATAAAACTTTAAACGGAACAACTGAACCTGATAGTATTGATGGTGTAACTCAAGCAGGAGAACCCGGAAATTGGACTGTTACCATTACTGTTACCTCTTTCAATGGAGATGGAAGTTATTCTTTAAGCGAAGGAAATTAATTAATAATTTGAAAGGCTATCTGATAATGATAGCCTTTTTTTTAAAATAAACTACAGCTAACAAAAATTAGTAATAATTGTTATATCACATGACTACTAATAGCTAATACTGTTAAGCGAAACTTCAAAAAAACTTAATTAATTCTTATCCTCCAAAAGCGGTACAAATTCAGGCTTGACTTTATCAAAAAAATCAGCTAACTTCGTCTGACGTCTGATATAAAACACTTGTACTGAGCTTGTCGAAGTATTAAAACGTTTTCATATCATATAAGTTATGCATAATTACTTACTCATGTGGGAATGGAATTACATATATGGAGCAATCTTAATCAAGGATTTTAATAAAACCTTTGAAGTTATTGAATCGCTTAAAAAAGACAAGGAATATCCTTTCATTAATACTAATATGTTCAACTTCGGTGAAACTGAAATTCCATATTGCTATGATGATATAATTTTAACATTCGGAGCTACTTATAAAAATTTCGGCTATGATGAATCGGAATGGAAAATATTTATTTTAAAAATTGAGCATATATTAAGAAGAATAGGTTTTAAAAGTGCTCAATTTCATGCTTCAGGTGTCTTTGATGACGTAACATTATATTGGCATGATATAAGTGATGCGAGTGATGAAATAAATAAAAACTACCATACTAACGAATATGACTTAATAAAAACCAATGAATGGTATTTTGGTTATGGTGAAAGAAATTTACATTTCCCACGATTAAAAACAAAGGATTATCCGAAACTTGAGTTGGTTTACCCTATTGATTATAAAAAAGATATTATCAGAGAATTTGAAGACCGAATATAGCTATGCACAACAACGTGTATGATTAATTGCTTTGGTCGTTGCTTATTTAGAAAATTCCCTCGGAATTTTCTAGCGTTCGTTTTTGTTTACTAAATTAGTTGCTGAAACACGCAACTAACCATACACAAGACCGTTAAACGAAACTCTAAAATCTTAATCTTCTTTAATTCTTATCTTCCAAAAGCGGTACAAACCTAAACTCACCAAACTCAGTCTTTTCAAATTCTTTTTGACTTGTTCTAACAAACAACGTCATAATTTGTACATCATCACCAACTGGTATTACTAAACGTCCACCAATTGCTAATTGTGCTAATAATGGTTTTGGTACAAATGGTGCACCAGCAGTTACAATGATACTATCAAAAGGCGCTTCTTCTTTTAGCCCTTTATATCCATCTCCAAAAATTAGTTTTTTAGCTCTGTAACCCAGTTTTGGTAAAAAACGACTGGTTATTTTAAACAGTTCTTGTTGTCTTTCTATACTAAATACTTTAGCACCAAGCTCGCACAACACAGCTGTTTGGTAGCCACTTCCTGTACCAATTTCTAATACTTTATCACCTTTTTTAACTTGCATTAACTCGGTTTGAAAAGCAACTGTATA is a window of Olleya sp. YS DNA encoding:
- a CDS encoding protein-L-isoaspartate(D-aspartate) O-methyltransferase, with translation MKDTFKHQGLRQQLVTVLKAKGITNEAVLTAIGKIPRHLFMDSSFLDHAYQDKAFPIAANQTISQPYTVAFQTELMQVKKGDKVLEIGTGSGYQTAVLCELGAKVFSIERQQELFKITSRFLPKLGYRAKKLIFGDGYKGLKEEAPFDSIIVTAGAPFVPKPLLAQLAIGGRLVIPVGDDVQIMTLFVRTSQKEFEKTEFGEFRFVPLLEDKN
- the smpB gene encoding SsrA-binding protein SmpB, which translates into the protein MQKKINILNKKAKFQYEILDKYTAGIVLTGTEIKSIRNSQASIAESFCEFNEQGELFVINMTVQEYAYGNYYNHRPKAERKLLLNKKELKKLQKEVNTSGLTIIPLRLFLNEKGLAKLDIALAKGKKLYDKRETIKDRDNKRNLDRIKKIYK
- the deoC gene encoding deoxyribose-phosphate aldolase, which gives rise to MKLHQYIDHTLLKATATKADIIKLCQEAKQHQFFSVCVNSCYVNLAKVELKQSNVKVCSVIGFPLGAMSTAAKVEETKQALKDGADEIDMVLNIGLLKSNDFEAVLKDIEAVKNQMPNNVLKVILETCYLNEEEITKASTLAIKAGADFIKTSTGFGTDGATIKDVKLMKNAIGNGTTKIKASGGIRDTKTALKYINIGVQRIGTSNGIAIVTGNASTGNNY
- a CDS encoding phosphoglycerate mutase family protein is translated as MKKIIVLFLLLNCIVFSAEAQQDETNQTTTYYFIRHAEKDRSDATNKNPELTRKGKRRARRWKRYFKRKKLDAIYSTNYKRTLATAFPTSVNKKLPIILYNPRNTDYEAFKKQTQGQNVLIVGHSNTTPSFVNAIINQKKYQDIDDTVNYKLFIITISNGQITDEVIDII
- the deoD gene encoding purine-nucleoside phosphorylase translates to MSIHIGANSGDIAETILLPGDPLRAKWIAETFLDNPICFNEVRGMLGYTGTYQGKRVSVMGTGMGVPSISIYAHELITQFGVKNLIRVGSSGSYQEHVKIRDVVLAMAASSNSGVNELRFGGADYAPTASFELFQKAVETAKTKNIPIKAGNVFTSDEFYADDFESYKKWSKFGVLCVEMETAGLYTVAAKHNVNALSILTISDSLVTGEKTTSKERETTFKDMVEIALELA
- a CDS encoding DUF5686 and carboxypeptidase regulatory-like domain-containing protein; this encodes MKYSFFTLFAFVCSLSFAQITGTVTSDQNQPLPVVNIFIENTYTGTTTNNDGQYALELSKTGDYIVTFQYLGYKTVKKSVSIKTFPYVLDVILYEEDINLDEVVINSDENPANDIIRKTIANRKDNLNKLKAYKANFYSRGLLQLVDVPEKILGQEIGDLEGALDSTRSGIVYLSETISKLEYLSPKPIKETITASKISGDSNGFSFNNATDVEFNFYKNTFELGSEIVSPIADFAFNYYRYKLVGTFYDDLGNLINKIELLPKRENDKAFGGFIYVIEDQWSLFGVDVTLTGQQAQIPAVDIFKIKQTFTYYDAEKLWVKTTQLFDFKFGIFGIKGDGRFTAAYSDYNFNPNFDKNNFGREILSFEDNANKKDSLFWEDKRPVPLTNAEVEDYVRKDSIQLVRESKPYLDSIDGVNNKFKLGNILGGYSYNNSYNKTYFNISSPLSKMAFNTVQGWNGAVTANYTKRYEDNQKYFNMSSTINYGASDDRLRATGQINYRFNRKNRAFISLSGGSKVEQFNPSLTSLESLNTSYSNFAEKNFLKIYDRSYVQLNYSQELVNGLFINSALSYNRRQPLFNTTDQTWYPQDNRDYTSNNPVDPTAYGVASFDTHNIMKFNLNTRINFGQNYMSYPFGKFNIPNGKIPTLYLGYEKGFASTNDNYNFDQFKAQLYQNVNLGNKGDFTYFIKGGVFNNADNIAFMDYHHFNGNQTNVVLDGNYINNFKILPYYTLSTNKAYAEIHSEHNFKGYILNKIPLLNKLNYNLVLGFNAAATKENKPYTEYSIGLSNLGWGKVRFLRVDYVRAYQGSGLVNDTFLFGFSF